A window of Candidatus Zixiibacteriota bacterium genomic DNA:
ACTATCAGCTCATTCTTGAGCACACATGGATTTCCCGCAACAACCGAATTCACGTCGGCCGCCTCTTGGATGACCATCAAGACTATTACGGACATCGACTGGATCCCGGCACGATCTCAGTGCGAAGCTCCGCACAACTCAACCTCCGACGCGCGGAAAATTCTGTGACGATCTATCCGGGCACTCCGTACCAGACTCGCGACAGTTTCCGCGAACGAACCAACCTTCTCGGACTCGCCTCCGAGCTTACCTACTATTCACCGCTGGGAATCGACGTGAACCTCAGTCTCGGTTTGTCACGTCGGAGCAGTGGGTCGAGCCGGACATCCACGATCGATATTTACAGCCACAATCAGTCTTATTACTATAATGTTAGCTTTGCTTACTTCTCCTACCGCTGGGATTCAGCCAAACGCCGCAACATCGGCTGGGATCAGATCGAGGACATCGACTACCTGCTTGGGCCGTTGCTGCAACCACTCGATTGGAAAGCCTCCTTCAGCCTCACTCCTCCCGCCAGCCGTTGGTGGGCAAATCTGCCCGAAGAGAATATCTTCAATTTCTTCAAGGGTGAGTCAGATGACCGCTGGCAGGGAACCCTCGCCGGCGCCATCGGGCTCGGTGTCGGCATGGAGATCGGCTTGGACGTCAGGTACGATCAGTCGCTGAACCGGTACTACTCGGTTTCTGGATGGGTCTGGACTACCTCGTCCCAAACTGATGTCTGGACAGTTGCCCCCGGTGTCAAGTGGCAACCCGGAAGGCGATTCCGCACTGACCTGACAGTCACTGAGACATTCAACGAGACAAAGTCGTGGTACAGGTCGGGTTATTCTCACCAAGACTACCAGCACACCTGGCAACTCCTCATCAATTACACCATCCTGATCTGAGCCGGGTGCAGTTGACAGAACGGCGATGATTGCGTAGACTATCGCAAGAAGCAATCTCACAAATCGCTGAAGAGGTGAAGCATGGTCAAGCTCCGCTTTCACGGACATTCCTGCTGGGAAATCTCCGATAACGGCCACGATCTGATCATCGACCCGTTCCTTGCGGGCAACCCGGTCGCCACGGTCAAGCCGGATCAGATCAAGGCGCAATGGGTGCTGGTGTCACACGGCCACGGCGACCACTGGGGCGATACGCCCGCAATCGCCAAGAAGAACGGCGCGACCGTGATCGCGAATTTCGAGTTGACCCAATACGCCGCCAAGCTCGGCCTTAAGATTCACCCCCTTCACATCGGCGGCTCGGCGAAGTTCCCGTTCGGTTGGGTCAAGCTAACGATCGCCCACCACGGCTCGACTCTCAAGGAAGCCGACGACTATGGCGGCAATCCAGCGGGGATTCTCATCAACATCGGCAGCAAGACGATCTACCACGCCGGCGACACCGGTTTGTTCCTCGACATGAAACTGATCGGGGAGATGAACACACTTGACCTGGCACTGCTGCCGATCGGCGACAACTTCACGATGGGGCCGGTTGACGCCGCCAAAGCAGTGGAATTTCTGCATCCCCGGAAGGTCGTGCCGATGCACTACAACACCTTCGACATGATCAAGCAGGATCCGAACGAATTCGCTAAACTGGTGCGCGCTCAGGGAGTCGATTGCGCCATCGTCAACCCCGGCGAAACGATCGAAATTTAGTGGCTGTCCTTAGTAGCTGCTCGAGTCGAGCTTGACTTTGCCGCGGAATATCCAGTAGATGCTAATTGTGTAAGCCAGCACCAGCGGCACACCCAGCGCCGCAATGATCAGCATAATCGACAGCGTTTTCTCCGACGATGCCGCGTTATAGATCGTCAGACTGAATTCTGAAACCGGGCTGGAGAATATCAAATTCGGGTACATGCCGATTCCAAAGAGGGCGAGCAGAAACACAATCGCCGCACTTGAGGACAGAAACGCCCGCCAGTCGCGGCCATGGTAGATTTCGCGCGGGATATTGGCAATCGCCAGCATGTTCAACAGCGGTACGAAGAACCACACCGGGTGGCTCTTGATGAATTCCGCCATGTGCGGCACGTACAACAGCGTCACCATCGTCGTCGCCGCGTAACAAATGATGAAAAAGATGATCGAGTTGTTGACCCAGCCGCGCACCTTGTCGTGCAACGCTCCCTCGGTCTTCATCACAACATAGATCGCGCCGTGCATCATGAATAGTGCCACCGTCGTGATCCCGACGAGAATCGCATAGGAGTTGAACAACCCGAGGAACGTCCCAGCGTACTCGTGCCGCACATCCAGCGGCACTCCGATCGCAATATTTCCCAGCGCAATCCCGATTACCAGACCGGCCAGCAAGCTGCCGGCGCTGAACGAGACATCCCACATTCGCCGCCACCACAGCATCGGCTGCTTCGACCGAAACTCGATTGCCACCGCCCGGAAGATCAAGCAGAAGAGCAGCAGCATCAGCGCCAGGTAGAACCCGGAGAACGCAGTAGCGTACACCTCCGGAAATGCCGCGAACAGCGCGCCGCCCGCCGTCACCAGCCACACTTCGTTCCCGTCCCAGACCGGCCCGATCGAATTGAGGAAAATGCGCCGTTCCTCGTCGGTCTTGGTGAGCAGATGCAGCGCCCCGACGCCGAGATCGAACCCGTCGAGAATCGC
This region includes:
- a CDS encoding metal-dependent hydrolase, with protein sequence MVKLRFHGHSCWEISDNGHDLIIDPFLAGNPVATVKPDQIKAQWVLVSHGHGDHWGDTPAIAKKNGATVIANFELTQYAAKLGLKIHPLHIGGSAKFPFGWVKLTIAHHGSTLKEADDYGGNPAGILINIGSKTIYHAGDTGLFLDMKLIGEMNTLDLALLPIGDNFTMGPVDAAKAVEFLHPRKVVPMHYNTFDMIKQDPNEFAKLVRAQGVDCAIVNPGETIEI
- the cydB gene encoding cytochrome d ubiquinol oxidase subunit II, with the translated sequence MFGLDLQTIWFVLIGVLFTGYAILDGFDLGVGALHLLTKTDEERRIFLNSIGPVWDGNEVWLVTAGGALFAAFPEVYATAFSGFYLALMLLLFCLIFRAVAIEFRSKQPMLWWRRMWDVSFSAGSLLAGLVIGIALGNIAIGVPLDVRHEYAGTFLGLFNSYAILVGITTVALFMMHGAIYVVMKTEGALHDKVRGWVNNSIIFFIICYAATTMVTLLYVPHMAEFIKSHPVWFFVPLLNMLAIANIPREIYHGRDWRAFLSSSAAIVFLLALFGIGMYPNLIFSSPVSEFSLTIYNAASSEKTLSIMLIIAALGVPLVLAYTISIYWIFRGKVKLDSSSY